The region AAATTTAAAGTTAAACTTGAAGATTATGATAATAAAGAGGAAGTTAAATAATGTTTGAAGATTTAAAACCACATATAGCAGACCTTAGAAAAAGACTTATTAATTCTGCTATTTGTTTATTTATTGCATTTTTTGCTTGTTTTACTTTTTATGAACCTATATTAACGTGGATGATGGTTCCTGTAGAAGCAGTACTTCCTCCAAACTCACAAATGGTTGCAGTTGAGATACAAGAAACATTTTTCACAGCATTAAAAGTTGCTTTTTTTGGTGGTTTTATTCTTTCATTACCAGTTATATTCTGGCAAATGTGGCTATTTTTAGCTCCAGGACTTTATGACCATGAGAAAAAACTAGTTATCCCTTTTGTATTTTTTGCAACACTTATGTTTTTAAGTGGAGCGGCATTTGCTTATTGGGTAGTTGTGCCATTTGGTTTTGAGTTTTTAATTAACTTTGGTTCTGCTGTTGTAACTGTATTACCAAGTATTGGTAAATATGTTGGATTTTTCACAAAGCTTTTATTTGGTTTTGGAGTTGCATTTGAACTTCCAGTAATAACATTTTTCTTAGCTAAAATTGGACTAGTTGATGACAGAATGTTAAAAGATTTCTTCAAATATGCAGTTG is a window of Halarcobacter sp. DNA encoding:
- the tatC gene encoding twin-arginine translocase subunit TatC, which encodes MFEDLKPHIADLRKRLINSAICLFIAFFACFTFYEPILTWMMVPVEAVLPPNSQMVAVEIQETFFTALKVAFFGGFILSLPVIFWQMWLFLAPGLYDHEKKLVIPFVFFATLMFLSGAAFAYWVVVPFGFEFLINFGSAVVTVLPSIGKYVGFFTKLLFGFGVAFELPVITFFLAKIGLVDDRMLKDFFKYAVVLIFIFAALLTPPDVLTQFLMAGPLILLYIVSIYIAKIFNPATVIDEDDEE